In a genomic window of Dehalococcoidia bacterium:
- the atpD gene encoding F0F1 ATP synthase subunit beta, with the protein MAKGDKGKVVQVIGTVVDVEFDQNQLPEIFHALELENEGERLVLEVEQHVGNSWARCLALGPTEGLSRGVEVLDTGAPVSVPVGKDSLGRLFNVIGDPIDDGEPINKEAIRWPIHRKAPDFDQQSGSVEVLETGIKVLDLITPFAKGGKIGAYGGAGVGKTVIITELIRNIAQEHSGVSVFAGVGERSREGNDLYHEMQDYGVLNSTALVFGQMNEPPGTRARIALTGLTMAEYFRDEQKQDVLLFVDNIYRYILAGMEVSALLGRMPSAVGYQPTLSTEMGDLEERITTTVNGSITSFQAVYVPADDYTDPGIVTTFGHLDANVSLDRSLAAQFLFPAVDPLASNSRIMEPAIVGEDHYNAARGVQQVLQRYKDLQDVIAILGIDELSEEDQIIVARARKIQRFLTQPFFVGEVFTGIPGKYVPVADTVRGFLEIIDGKHDDLPEQAFYMVGGIEEAVAKAEEMNKQIESK; encoded by the coding sequence ATGGCTAAAGGTGATAAAGGAAAAGTTGTACAAGTTATTGGAACTGTTGTGGACGTTGAGTTCGACCAAAATCAGCTTCCTGAAATTTTTCACGCACTTGAACTTGAAAACGAAGGTGAAAGATTAGTTTTAGAAGTTGAACAGCATGTAGGTAACTCTTGGGCTAGATGCCTTGCTCTAGGTCCAACTGAAGGCTTATCAAGAGGAGTAGAAGTTCTTGATACTGGTGCGCCTGTTTCTGTTCCTGTGGGAAAAGATTCTCTTGGAAGATTATTTAATGTAATTGGTGACCCTATAGATGATGGAGAGCCTATAAATAAGGAAGCAATAAGGTGGCCAATTCACAGAAAAGCACCAGATTTTGATCAACAATCGGGTTCTGTTGAAGTTCTAGAAACAGGTATAAAAGTCTTAGATCTTATAACTCCTTTTGCAAAAGGTGGAAAGATTGGAGCATATGGCGGTGCAGGAGTTGGTAAAACTGTAATTATTACAGAATTGATAAGAAATATTGCTCAAGAGCACTCTGGTGTTTCCGTATTTGCCGGAGTGGGAGAAAGATCGAGAGAAGGTAATGATCTTTATCATGAGATGCAAGATTATGGTGTTCTAAATTCAACTGCGCTTGTATTCGGTCAAATGAATGAGCCTCCTGGAACTCGTGCTAGAATAGCTCTTACAGGTTTAACTATGGCAGAGTATTTTAGAGATGAACAAAAACAAGACGTTTTGCTCTTCGTTGATAATATATATAGATATATTCTTGCTGGTATGGAAGTTTCTGCTTTACTAGGTCGAATGCCTTCAGCTGTTGGTTACCAACCAACTCTATCAACTGAAATGGGAGATCTTGAAGAAAGAATAACTACTACTGTAAATGGTTCAATTACTTCTTTTCAAGCAGTTTATGTTCCTGCAGATGACTACACAGATCCTGGAATTGTTACAACATTTGGTCACTTAGATGCAAATGTTTCTTTAGATAGATCTCTCGCAGCTCAATTTTTATTTCCAGCAGTAGATCCTCTAGCTTCTAATTCTAGAATAATGGAACCAGCAATTGTTGGAGAAGATCATTACAATGCAGCAAGAGGAGTCCAACAAGTTCTACAAAGATATAAAGATCTCCAAGACGTTATAGCTATTTTAGGAATAGATGAATTGTCAGAAGAAGATCAAATAATAGTTGCAAGAGCAAGAAAAATACAAAGATTTCTAACTCAACCCTTCTTTGTAGGAGAAGTTTTTACAGGAATTCCAGGAAAATATGTACCTGTAGCTGACACCGTAAGAGGATTTTTAGAAATTATTGATGGAAAACATGACGATCTGCCAGAACAAGCGTTTTATATGGTTGGAGGTATAGAAGAAGCTGTAGCTAAAGCTGAAGAAATGAATAAGCAAATAGAAAGTAAATAG
- the atpC gene encoding ATP synthase F1 subunit epsilon: protein MANNLNVNIVSPSGEVFSGEAKSVQVPGSLGQMTILPSHAAILSTLNKGKISVTSEIDKVTDFEIDSGFIENSNDTLTIIIEKLANI from the coding sequence ATGGCAAATAATCTCAATGTAAATATAGTGTCTCCTTCAGGAGAAGTTTTTTCGGGTGAAGCTAAAAGTGTTCAGGTACCCGGCTCGCTAGGCCAAATGACAATATTACCCAGCCACGCCGCGATTCTTTCAACTTTGAATAAAGGGAAAATTTCTGTGACAAGTGAAATAGATAAAGTTACGGATTTCGAAATTGATTCAGGGTTTATTGAGAATTCAAATGATACATTGACAATAATAATAGAAAAGCTAGCTAATATATAA
- a CDS encoding MerR family transcriptional regulator encodes MISNRGWIISKTVSISTKQDQSFESEQFNYDPVLGVYTISVASELISMHPNTLRKYDRNGIVKPSRTDGKRRLYSENDLLRLQIVKLLTEKYGLNLEGAKLVLALSMKIKEVVNLLEQGVSNQVYKNSAKVASKELRKLFLDLGIKI; translated from the coding sequence ATGATTAGTAATAGAGGTTGGATAATTTCTAAAACTGTTTCAATTTCAACTAAGCAAGATCAAAGTTTTGAAAGTGAACAATTTAATTACGACCCTGTTCTAGGAGTTTATACAATTAGTGTTGCTTCTGAACTTATATCTATGCATCCAAATACTCTCAGAAAATATGATAGAAATGGTATAGTTAAACCTTCAAGAACTGATGGGAAACGTAGATTGTATTCCGAAAATGATCTTCTTAGGTTGCAAATTGTAAAATTGTTAACAGAAAAATATGGATTAAACCTAGAAGGTGCTAAATTAGTTTTAGCATTGTCAATGAAAATTAAGGAAGTTGTAAATTTACTTGAGCAGGGAGTAAGTAACCAAGTCTATAAGAATTCTGCAAAAGTTGCCTCTAAAGAATTAAGAAAACTTTTTTTAGATTTAGGGATAAAAATATAA